ACGCAGAAATTCATTAAACCCAAtcgcctttacagctttacagatcCTCATGCAAACTCGTAGATTTATacgtttataatatttttcagttgtgttttaaagctgacagtgtttgtagtggtgaCGTTTAAGTGGTGCGACCACGGTGCAGTTGGTTTATAGCCAGCTACATCAGCAACAGCTTTTGGCTTCTGGCAACTTCATTTATGCTTCGAAAAACACAGATGTGGCGTTTCTCTGTGACGTTTATCACGCTGAACAAAACCTGAGTATCATAAACCTGAGAATCCCATTTAAAAATCCTGTGaggtttttgatgagggaaccagtgcgatgctgACTGACAAAAACACGTCATCCCTTCACAACTCTATGTcggttcatttttttctcttcaattAAATCGTAAAATTGGTCTCAAATTTAATTCTGAGTGGCGATAAATCTAACTTGTCTTAAGCTGTAGGGACCCTGTTATACTGAATGCCAGAAAGTTGTATGTCGGTAAAGTTTTGTTAAAACCGAAGTTTTCTCTTCTTTAGTCCTGAGGGTCTGGATCAGGACAGTGCGTCAGCCTCCAGTGGCGGCCCGCTCAGGGGACGCTCCGCTGTCGGCAGGAAACACCGCTTCGACCTGGCTGCACGCACGCTGTTAGCACGAGCTGGTAAGAATATTTCACAAACGTGTCTTTTATCTTTCTTCACAAAGAGTGTGATTACATGGACAAGAACAACCCGTTCATCAGGTTTTATCCTGGACATATTCAGGATAAAGTGTATTagacatattaaaaaaagactatttaAAAAGGCAACATCACGTAAAAGCTTgtctataaaaatgtgttttacgaGGTGAATTATAATTTTGCATCGTGATAGCGGGAGGAATAAAGGGCGATTTATTCGTGTTCGTGTgaactgtttttgtcactttgacCTCCGTCTCCCTCTCAGCCGGACTGTACCGCTCGGTACAGGCCCACCACAGCCAGTCTCGCCGCGAGGTCtcctccctgcagcagcagcaggacccCGGGGCCCTGTACGACTTCAACCTGGACGAGGAGCTGGAGATGGACCTGGACGAGGAGACCATGGAGGCCATGTTCGGCCAGGACCTGGCCAGCGACACC
This window of the Plectropomus leopardus isolate mb unplaced genomic scaffold, YSFRI_Pleo_2.0 unplaced_scaffold14784, whole genome shotgun sequence genome carries:
- the LOC121964246 gene encoding probable E3 ubiquitin-protein ligase HERC1, encoding PEGLDQDSASASSGGPLRGRSAVGRKHRFDLAARTLLARAAGLYRSVQAHHSQSRREVSSLQQQQDPGALYDFNLDEELEMDLDEETMEAMFGQDLASDTDILGMWIPEHVCETDDRDEVVVCELCEANVANFNQHMKKSHPGCGRSANRQGYRSNGSYVDGWFGGECGSGNPYYLLCGGCREKYLAIKSKAKVPIVE